CCTCTCGGGACTATCCTATCCTCTACCACTTATTCCCCATCCCCTATCTTAGCCCTTAACCGCTTCACCATCTTCACTGCCGCTTCTACTGCCCTTTTTGCATAATCAACACGTTCCTGCGCCTGCAGACGCGTCATTCCCGGTCCTGCTACACCCAGCGCCACCGGCTTATCATACTCCAGTGAGAGGTCCATAATCCTGCGGGTGAGTTGCGCGGCGATCACCTCGTCGTGCTCGGTCTCTCCCTCTATCACACAGCCCAGTGTGACCACTGCATCCACATCTTCGCTTCTCAGCAATTCTTTCACAGCAAGCGGCATATCAAACGTTCCAGGCGTATAAAACGTATGAATAACCTTAGCACCAAGGAACTCAGCATGCTCTCGCCCCAATATCTCCATCTGATACGTGATATCCCTATGGAATTCAGATACAACAAAACCCAGC
Above is a window of Methanophagales archaeon DNA encoding:
- a CDS encoding 6,7-dimethyl-8-ribityllumazine synthase translates to LGFVVSEFHRDITYQMEILGREHAEFLGAKVIHTFYTPGTFDMPLAVKELLRSEDVDAVVTLGCVIEGETEHDEVIAAQLTRRIMDLSLEYDKPVALGVAGPGMTRLQAQERVDYAKRAVEAAVKMVKRLRAKIGDGE